From Schaalia sp. ZJ405, one genomic window encodes:
- the thiE gene encoding thiamine phosphate synthase, with amino-acid sequence MMHEHQRPAPDLRCYLVTDEDLCASAGRSVLDTVIRAVDGGATCVQLRAKTTDGGPFLDDVCDVARAVGTRVPVLVNDRVDVYLAAKALGVPVAGVHVGQADLPARIVRQLIGDDAYLGLSVGTEDEARVAREEGAADHVGLSVLRTTSTKTDTPEVLGYQGCQRLAEIVGMPSCVIGGVQVDDVAPLARAGVNGVAVVSAICAADDPAAAAADFFNAWSMQQGD; translated from the coding sequence ATGATGCACGAACATCAGCGACCAGCCCCCGATCTACGGTGCTACCTCGTCACCGACGAGGACCTCTGCGCTAGCGCAGGTCGGAGCGTCCTTGACACTGTCATTCGGGCGGTTGACGGCGGAGCAACATGCGTCCAGCTGCGCGCGAAAACAACAGATGGTGGACCATTCCTCGATGATGTATGCGACGTCGCGCGGGCGGTCGGAACCCGCGTGCCCGTCCTCGTCAATGATCGCGTGGATGTCTACCTGGCAGCGAAGGCCCTGGGTGTTCCCGTTGCCGGGGTTCACGTCGGTCAGGCGGATCTGCCCGCTCGAATTGTCCGTCAGCTCATCGGAGATGACGCCTATCTTGGGCTTTCGGTTGGAACCGAGGACGAAGCGCGAGTTGCTCGCGAGGAAGGCGCAGCGGATCACGTGGGTCTGTCGGTCCTGCGAACCACGTCAACAAAAACGGATACCCCCGAAGTCCTGGGCTATCAGGGGTGTCAGCGCCTCGCAGAAATTGTCGGAATGCCGTCGTGCGTAATCGGAGGAGTACAGGTTGATGATGTTGCCCCTCTCGCCCGAGCAGGCGTGAACGGGGTTGCCGTTGTGTCGGCGATCTGTGCGGCCGATGACCCTGCCGCAGCGGCCGCAGATTTCTTCAACGCATGGTCCATGCAGCAGGGAGACTGA
- the thiD gene encoding bifunctional hydroxymethylpyrimidine kinase/phosphomethylpyrimidine kinase — protein MTRVKTLSIAGSDPSGGAGIQADLKAMSANGAYAMSVITALTAQSTQGVTDVHVIPVDFVRQQMDTLLADITPDATKIGMLATAELAHLVGEYFPSLTYTVLDPVMVATSGDRLLDPDATAAVMDLCTQADLITPNIPEAAALLNVEPATSVDEAVDQAIMLRDLGVRRALVKGGHLDADATDVFIDEDGPVLVTGHLVTTQNTHGTGCTLSSAIAALRPQSESWIDAVQRAKNYLTGALERADDLNVGQGHGPVNHFAALWDAAASVAHPATHNHEENEK, from the coding sequence ATGACACGTGTGAAGACCCTGTCGATCGCGGGTTCAGACCCCAGCGGTGGAGCAGGAATCCAAGCCGACCTCAAGGCAATGAGCGCGAACGGCGCTTACGCCATGAGTGTCATTACGGCGCTGACAGCTCAGTCGACACAGGGAGTCACTGACGTGCACGTCATCCCTGTGGACTTTGTGCGTCAGCAGATGGACACGCTTTTGGCGGATATCACTCCCGATGCGACGAAAATTGGGATGTTAGCCACGGCGGAGCTCGCTCATCTTGTTGGCGAATACTTTCCGTCCCTCACGTACACCGTCCTCGATCCCGTCATGGTTGCGACATCCGGGGATCGGCTCCTTGACCCGGATGCAACCGCAGCCGTCATGGATCTGTGTACGCAGGCTGACCTCATCACCCCGAACATTCCCGAAGCGGCAGCGCTCCTCAACGTTGAACCGGCAACGAGCGTGGACGAGGCCGTTGATCAAGCCATCATGCTTCGCGACCTAGGGGTTCGGCGTGCCCTTGTCAAAGGGGGACATCTGGATGCGGACGCGACGGACGTGTTCATTGACGAGGACGGACCCGTCCTCGTCACCGGGCATCTCGTGACCACGCAGAACACCCACGGGACAGGGTGCACACTCTCGTCGGCGATCGCGGCGCTGCGCCCGCAAAGTGAGTCATGGATCGACGCGGTGCAACGCGCGAAGAACTACCTGACGGGTGCGCTTGAACGAGCGGATGACCTGAACGTCGGCCAGGGACACGGTCCTGTCAATCATTTCGCAGCGCTGTGGGATGCTGCTGCGTCCGTTGCGCACCCCGCAACTCACAACCACGAGGAGAACGAGAAATGA
- a CDS encoding TenA family protein, producing MTADHPMTFTEEAWERTSHIRDRIDTLPFVQALADGSLERSAFNYYMVQDALYLGAYGRALAGLGAKADEPDDLIFWSKCAADSIEVERSLHASHVDVSARAQASPTCRAYSSFLLACLNEDYAIAATSVLPCFWVYEDVGRRILEASCDLENHPYGDWIEMYGDPVFAEQTLRVRAIIDRLAEEASPRGRERMFEVFQQAVRYEWMFWDAAWRQEEWPV from the coding sequence ATGACAGCCGATCACCCCATGACCTTCACCGAGGAAGCGTGGGAGCGGACTTCTCACATCCGCGACCGCATCGATACACTTCCATTCGTTCAGGCCCTGGCCGATGGCTCGCTTGAACGTTCGGCATTCAACTACTACATGGTGCAGGACGCCCTGTATCTGGGTGCTTACGGGCGCGCCCTCGCGGGTTTGGGCGCGAAGGCAGACGAACCGGACGACCTGATTTTCTGGTCGAAGTGCGCAGCCGACTCCATCGAGGTCGAACGCTCCTTGCATGCTAGTCACGTCGATGTCTCGGCACGCGCGCAGGCCTCACCGACGTGCCGCGCATATTCATCATTTCTCTTGGCGTGCTTGAACGAGGATTATGCGATCGCAGCAACCTCCGTTCTCCCGTGCTTCTGGGTATACGAGGACGTGGGACGTCGGATCCTTGAGGCATCCTGCGATCTGGAGAATCATCCGTATGGGGACTGGATCGAAATGTACGGCGATCCGGTGTTTGCTGAGCAGACACTGAGAGTGCGGGCAATCATTGACCGCCTCGCCGAGGAAGCGTCCCCTCGGGGGCGTGAGCGCATGTTCGAGGTATTCCAACAGGCGGTGCGCTACGAGTGGATGTTCTGGGACGCTGCGTGGCGTCAAGAGGAGTGGCCGGTCTAG
- a CDS encoding phage holin family protein translates to MDFIFRLLATMAGLWASTILPGISFTGGSFLNRFLMLAVVALVFTIVNSLVRPLVNVLTFPLYMLTFGLFALVTNALMFMLTGWVASSFNIPFEVNGFWPALFGAIIVAVIASIVSGILGVSSKDKE, encoded by the coding sequence ATGGATTTCATTTTTCGACTCCTTGCAACAATGGCCGGACTCTGGGCCTCGACGATCCTCCCCGGTATTTCTTTCACCGGTGGATCCTTCCTCAACCGCTTCCTCATGCTCGCGGTTGTGGCACTGGTCTTCACGATCGTCAACTCCCTTGTCCGCCCGCTCGTCAACGTGCTGACCTTCCCGCTGTACATGCTGACCTTCGGGCTTTTTGCCCTCGTGACGAACGCACTGATGTTCATGCTCACGGGTTGGGTGGCGAGCTCTTTCAACATCCCCTTCGAGGTCAACGGATTCTGGCCCGCGCTCTTCGGTGCGATCATCGTTGCCGTCATCGCGTCCATCGTGTCGGGCATCCTCGGGGTGTCCAGCAAGGACAAGGAATAA
- the hisC gene encoding histidinol-phosphate transaminase, giving the protein MSQMNVPIRQQVDDLPRYVPGRAREGAVKLSSNEMPQPPDQSIIDAASQALAQVNRYPDLTASELRGALAQRFGVDADEVCVGTGSSAILMAALMAVCCDGDEVVFPWRSFESYPIAVPAAHATARLVPLRESGQVDLHAMREALTERTRVVIVCTPNNPTGPALSFDEIHEFVRQVPPNILILMDEAYIDFADDPAIRSAIPLIGEFPNVLVMRTFSKVHALAGVRVGYAIGHRQLIGAIQAVLVPFGVSAVAQAAAVASLKGDEDVRAQARAIIGERHRMLKELRSLGFVVPESQANFVMLMGEGEEFVAACAREGVVVRPFPEGIRVTVGTRELNDCVLRAAQSCAARRSDR; this is encoded by the coding sequence ATGTCGCAGATGAATGTTCCGATTCGCCAGCAGGTTGACGATCTCCCCCGATATGTTCCGGGCCGGGCCCGTGAGGGAGCGGTGAAACTGTCATCGAATGAAATGCCGCAGCCACCGGATCAGTCAATCATTGACGCGGCATCACAGGCTCTCGCACAGGTCAACCGTTACCCCGATCTCACGGCATCCGAACTCCGCGGCGCATTGGCACAACGCTTCGGCGTCGACGCTGACGAGGTGTGTGTAGGGACCGGCTCCTCGGCAATCCTCATGGCCGCACTCATGGCGGTGTGCTGCGACGGTGACGAGGTCGTGTTCCCCTGGCGGTCGTTCGAGTCGTATCCGATTGCCGTACCAGCGGCGCACGCCACGGCTCGCCTTGTTCCTCTTCGCGAGAGCGGCCAGGTTGATCTGCACGCAATGCGTGAGGCGTTGACGGAGCGAACGCGGGTCGTCATCGTGTGTACACCGAATAATCCGACGGGTCCCGCTCTGTCTTTCGATGAGATCCACGAATTTGTCCGTCAGGTTCCGCCGAACATACTGATCCTCATGGACGAGGCGTACATCGACTTCGCGGATGACCCTGCGATCAGGTCAGCGATCCCGCTCATTGGGGAGTTCCCGAATGTTCTCGTCATGCGAACTTTCTCAAAGGTTCACGCACTCGCGGGGGTTCGCGTGGGCTATGCCATTGGGCATCGGCAACTCATCGGAGCGATTCAGGCGGTCCTCGTGCCGTTTGGGGTAAGCGCTGTCGCTCAGGCGGCGGCCGTGGCGTCGCTCAAAGGGGACGAGGACGTGCGCGCGCAGGCGCGCGCAATTATTGGCGAACGTCACCGGATGCTCAAGGAACTGCGAAGTCTAGGCTTTGTGGTCCCCGAGTCTCAGGCGAATTTCGTCATGCTCATGGGCGAGGGCGAGGAGTTTGTGGCGGCGTGTGCCCGTGAGGGAGTTGTGGTTCGGCCCTTCCCTGAGGGGATACGGGTGACGGTGGGGACACGTGAACTCAACGACTGTGTTCTGCGGGCGGCGCAGTCTTGCGCTGCTCGTCGCTCAGACAGATGA
- a CDS encoding DUF308 domain-containing protein: protein MTNPYGSPPSDNPSDPTDSAQPTDPTTQLPEQQPGEFGQPYAQTTPESSESPYSAPREQETTALPPYDQQRETAAYPYEAQPGPYATPGGPGMPGVPGTPGVPGMPGPAGAGAPKTTNVVGIIGLVLAIIGAVISLIPLVAFIGWIPLLAGLILGIVGLFLKNKKRGTAIAAVIIAVLGTIIAVVINLVFIGKLAETTHFDSSHLPIPGIEQHDDSSDMFEDSDDESSTPSKTAAGGVGTSRDNPAPLGTKISSDDWEVTVNSVNLNATDTILASNSFNEPPAEGETYILVNLTITYTGDDPQGEMPFTDVTYVSAEGKSFNTFTKSLLYPEQLDTVTTMYEGGSISGDIPIAVTAADVSKGVLAVAPEFGDTKVFVALQ from the coding sequence ATGACGAATCCCTACGGATCTCCTCCGTCCGATAACCCTTCGGATCCGACGGACTCAGCGCAGCCGACCGATCCGACAACGCAACTCCCCGAGCAGCAGCCCGGCGAGTTTGGTCAGCCGTACGCGCAGACAACACCCGAAAGCTCGGAAAGTCCCTACAGCGCACCCCGTGAGCAAGAGACCACGGCTTTGCCGCCGTACGACCAGCAGAGGGAAACCGCAGCGTATCCGTACGAGGCGCAGCCGGGCCCCTACGCAACCCCCGGCGGGCCCGGAATGCCCGGGGTTCCTGGGACTCCTGGGGTTCCCGGAATGCCTGGTCCGGCTGGCGCTGGGGCACCGAAAACGACAAACGTTGTCGGCATTATCGGCTTGGTTCTCGCAATCATCGGCGCAGTCATTTCCCTCATTCCCCTTGTGGCATTCATCGGCTGGATCCCACTCTTAGCTGGCCTCATCCTGGGAATCGTTGGGCTCTTCCTCAAGAATAAGAAACGCGGCACCGCAATCGCCGCCGTCATCATCGCGGTTCTTGGAACCATCATTGCCGTTGTCATCAACCTCGTATTCATCGGCAAGCTGGCCGAAACGACACACTTCGACTCCTCTCACCTGCCCATTCCCGGCATTGAACAGCACGACGACTCCTCCGATATGTTCGAGGACAGCGATGATGAATCGTCAACTCCGTCGAAGACTGCTGCCGGAGGTGTCGGAACATCGCGCGACAATCCAGCGCCGCTGGGAACGAAGATCTCCTCCGATGACTGGGAGGTCACCGTCAACAGCGTCAACCTCAACGCCACCGACACGATCCTCGCTTCCAATTCTTTCAATGAGCCACCAGCCGAAGGTGAAACATACATCCTCGTTAACCTGACAATCACCTACACCGGAGATGACCCTCAAGGAGAGATGCCTTTTACTGACGTCACCTACGTATCGGCAGAGGGCAAGAGCTTCAATACCTTCACGAAGTCCCTCCTATATCCCGAGCAGTTGGACACCGTGACAACAATGTACGAGGGCGGAAGCATTAGCGGTGACATTCCCATCGCTGTGACAGCAGCAGACGTTTCGAAGGGCGTGCTCGCGGTGGCTCCTGAATTCGGAGACACCAAGGTCTTTGTTGCCCTTCAGTAA
- a CDS encoding metallophosphoesterase yields the protein MNNTRTLPLGLEDLARRPSLAPRGLVAVGRALGIAAATTAAAGAATLAWGSIERRFPTIRRFTVPVRPEALSSPIRILHLSDLHMYPGQDFIVSFLERVARDEIFDFVVSTGDNFGSVDGLDLVLDAHRPFLEYPGAFVLGSNDYYSPEHKGWAEYLKPREVGRHRDRLNPDLPWTEVARTLRDSGWADLSNRADSVSLTPRRAQRGSGARSHEVTLSLIGTDDAHIQRERIVTVDTSWDDPHSVRLGITHSPYLRVIDPFTRMGSDLILAGHTHGGQIGIPWFGALVTNCDLPRTHAKGLTRWDSGGRSSWLHVSAGLGTSPFAPIRVATRPEVSLLTLIPRRQGMSV from the coding sequence ATGAATAACACGCGTACGCTCCCGCTGGGTCTTGAAGACCTCGCTCGCAGGCCATCACTTGCCCCGCGAGGACTCGTTGCCGTAGGCCGCGCCCTCGGGATCGCAGCGGCAACGACGGCGGCAGCCGGAGCAGCAACTCTTGCGTGGGGGTCGATTGAACGGCGCTTCCCGACGATTCGTCGGTTCACAGTTCCGGTTCGGCCCGAGGCCCTGTCGTCCCCGATCCGGATTCTTCATCTGTCTGACCTCCACATGTATCCGGGACAGGATTTCATCGTCTCCTTCCTTGAGCGTGTGGCTCGGGATGAAATCTTCGATTTCGTTGTGTCCACGGGCGATAATTTTGGTTCCGTTGACGGGCTCGACCTCGTCCTCGACGCACACCGCCCCTTCCTGGAATATCCGGGAGCGTTTGTTCTTGGGTCGAATGACTACTACTCCCCCGAACACAAGGGGTGGGCTGAATACCTCAAACCCCGTGAGGTCGGACGTCACCGCGACCGTCTCAATCCCGATCTTCCGTGGACCGAGGTTGCGCGCACTTTAAGGGATTCCGGGTGGGCTGACTTGTCGAATCGAGCGGATTCGGTGTCGCTCACTCCGCGTCGTGCGCAACGCGGTTCCGGCGCGCGTTCCCACGAGGTGACGCTGAGCCTCATCGGTACGGATGACGCGCACATCCAACGTGAACGCATCGTCACGGTCGACACGTCGTGGGATGACCCTCACTCTGTGCGTCTCGGGATCACCCATTCCCCGTATCTGCGTGTCATCGACCCCTTCACCCGAATGGGGTCGGACCTCATCCTTGCCGGCCACACTCACGGCGGTCAGATCGGTATTCCGTGGTTTGGGGCTCTTGTCACCAACTGTGATCTCCCGAGAACTCATGCCAAAGGTTTGACGCGATGGGATTCGGGGGGAAGATCATCGTGGCTCCATGTATCGGCTGGCCTCGGCACCTCGCCATTCGCACCGATCCGCGTTGCCACGCGACCCGAAGTGTCACTCCTGACTCTTATTCCCCGACGCCAGGGCATGTCAGTCTGA
- a CDS encoding transglycosylase domain-containing protein, translated as MSQSRTRLIRPAQLIGLLLAFLSVSSLMGVLGAGLFAPLTGSAAITVKAMPSVFNELPHEINVTDPAEESLMLDATGAVIARFYDKQRIVVPSANISDSMKNAIIAIEDKRFKEHRGVDPQGILRALVNNLGDSGTQGASTITQQFVRNSLQERGYLEGDAEQVAAATEQTTQRKLREIKYALAIEQKMSKDDILTGYLNIAPFGPITYGVEAAAQRYFSKHASDLTYIESALLAGLVQSPVEYDPLTYPEAAQERRNTVLEVMRDQEYITQEEYDAGIAVPVADMLKPTRTPEGCSGADSKLAYFCDYVVGQFLNDKAFGENEAEREHLLKTGGITIRTTLDPAKQDAAYSALTSTIPVDDESDLDDALVSLDPKTGNIVAMAQNTTYGVEAGQTMSNYGAKGKFQVGSTFKVFTLIQWLKEGHSVYDPVGSPNRHYHAHAFSCDGQPITTTPFDVNDLPGKDGVMNSIRATGLSVNQAFVNMASRVDFCQIFQTAYDFGIDENGKVPNAYPAAVIGTVTASPLQLANAFGAMANDGNLCKPQSMTTVVDRDETTLKEYQPDCHQVLATDVAHKVSTVLSRSTAQYYTNVRIADGRPYAAKSGTTDNNSNTWFAGYTPSLATAAWVGHANASTTPARNVVINGRYYSELFGQTFIGPNIWSPYMSAALSGTPIENLELANLGSPPPPVSRDSEKEKQDEDEAEEETDTDDR; from the coding sequence ATGTCTCAGTCCCGAACGCGCCTCATTCGGCCTGCTCAGCTCATTGGCTTGCTGCTCGCATTCCTCAGCGTCTCCAGCCTCATGGGCGTTCTCGGAGCCGGTCTCTTTGCCCCGCTCACCGGATCGGCAGCGATCACCGTTAAGGCCATGCCGTCGGTGTTTAACGAACTTCCCCATGAAATTAATGTCACCGATCCGGCAGAAGAATCGCTCATGCTCGACGCGACGGGCGCTGTCATCGCGCGCTTCTACGACAAGCAACGGATCGTCGTTCCCTCGGCAAATATCTCCGACAGCATGAAGAACGCGATCATCGCCATCGAGGACAAGCGTTTCAAGGAACACCGCGGCGTTGACCCCCAGGGTATCCTCCGCGCGTTAGTGAACAATCTGGGTGACTCTGGAACCCAGGGGGCGTCGACCATCACTCAGCAATTCGTTCGTAACTCCCTCCAAGAACGCGGATATCTTGAAGGGGATGCCGAACAGGTGGCCGCCGCGACTGAGCAGACAACTCAGCGAAAACTTCGTGAAATCAAGTACGCCCTGGCTATCGAACAGAAGATGTCCAAAGATGACATTCTCACGGGATACCTGAACATTGCACCATTTGGACCCATTACCTACGGAGTTGAAGCAGCGGCACAACGATACTTCTCAAAGCACGCCTCCGACCTGACCTACATTGAGTCTGCGCTCCTCGCCGGCCTCGTTCAGTCACCCGTCGAATACGATCCGCTGACGTATCCCGAAGCCGCACAGGAACGACGTAACACCGTTCTCGAGGTCATGCGTGACCAGGAGTACATCACGCAGGAAGAATACGACGCGGGCATCGCAGTCCCCGTTGCCGACATGTTGAAACCCACTCGGACCCCCGAAGGATGCTCAGGAGCGGACTCGAAACTCGCGTACTTCTGCGACTACGTTGTTGGGCAGTTCCTCAACGACAAGGCTTTTGGCGAGAACGAGGCAGAGCGCGAACACCTGCTCAAAACCGGCGGAATCACCATTCGCACCACCCTTGACCCGGCCAAACAGGACGCCGCCTACTCCGCTTTGACGTCAACGATCCCCGTTGACGACGAATCGGACCTCGACGACGCCCTCGTATCACTGGATCCAAAAACCGGGAACATCGTCGCTATGGCTCAGAACACGACCTACGGCGTTGAAGCCGGGCAGACGATGTCAAACTACGGAGCCAAAGGCAAGTTCCAAGTTGGATCAACTTTTAAGGTCTTCACCCTTATTCAATGGTTGAAAGAAGGCCATTCGGTGTACGACCCCGTTGGCTCTCCCAACCGCCACTATCACGCACACGCCTTCTCATGCGATGGGCAGCCAATCACCACGACGCCTTTCGATGTCAACGATCTGCCAGGGAAAGATGGCGTCATGAATTCGATCCGTGCAACGGGACTTTCCGTCAACCAGGCTTTCGTCAACATGGCGTCGCGGGTGGACTTCTGCCAGATTTTCCAAACTGCTTATGACTTCGGTATCGACGAAAACGGGAAAGTTCCCAACGCCTACCCTGCGGCGGTTATCGGTACAGTCACCGCTTCCCCGCTGCAACTGGCTAACGCCTTCGGCGCGATGGCAAACGATGGGAACCTGTGTAAGCCCCAGTCGATGACAACCGTCGTTGACCGGGATGAAACCACGCTCAAGGAATACCAGCCCGACTGTCATCAAGTTCTTGCTACTGATGTGGCCCACAAAGTATCCACTGTTCTTTCGCGGTCAACAGCGCAGTACTACACCAATGTGAGGATTGCGGATGGACGCCCCTACGCCGCGAAGTCTGGAACCACAGATAACAACTCAAACACGTGGTTCGCCGGCTACACGCCCTCGCTCGCAACCGCCGCCTGGGTTGGGCACGCAAACGCGTCAACAACACCGGCACGCAATGTCGTGATCAACGGCCGTTACTATTCCGAACTCTTCGGCCAGACATTCATCGGACCAAATATCTGGTCACCGTATATGTCTGCCGCATTGAGCGGAACTCCCATCGAAAACCTTGAGCTTGCGAACCTCGGTTCCCCGCCGCCTCCGGTCTCACGGGATTCAGAGAAAGAGAAGCAAGACGAGGACGAAGCCGAAGAAGAGACCGACACTGACGATAGGTAA
- a CDS encoding WhiB family transcriptional regulator — MTSVVEDQSWVAKALCAGYEPDALFVQGATQRQVRLRCLQCEVRLECLADALESEANFGVWGGLTERERRAMLRHYTDVTDWGQWLATSTDPLAVEIRAPKVPKVLSHVRG, encoded by the coding sequence ATGACCAGTGTCGTTGAAGACCAAAGTTGGGTGGCGAAAGCACTATGCGCGGGTTATGAGCCCGATGCACTTTTTGTTCAAGGTGCCACTCAGAGACAGGTGAGGTTGCGGTGCCTCCAGTGTGAAGTGCGCCTAGAGTGCCTTGCCGACGCCCTCGAATCTGAGGCAAACTTCGGCGTCTGGGGGGGACTGACCGAGCGCGAACGCCGTGCGATGCTTCGCCATTACACGGACGTCACCGATTGGGGCCAGTGGTTAGCAACGTCAACGGATCCCCTCGCCGTTGAAATCCGTGCTCCGAAGGTCCCCAAAGTCCTCTCGCACGTGCGCGGCTGA
- a CDS encoding DUF4177 domain-containing protein yields the protein MTKWEYTTIPLLTHATKQILDQWGADGWELVQVIPGPTGGDSLVAYLKRPVDTDNA from the coding sequence ATGACGAAATGGGAGTACACAACGATTCCGTTGCTCACGCACGCAACGAAGCAGATCCTCGATCAGTGGGGTGCTGACGGCTGGGAACTTGTCCAGGTCATTCCCGGACCGACGGGCGGCGACAGCCTCGTTGCCTACCTCAAACGTCCGGTGGACACCGATAACGCCTGA
- a CDS encoding class I SAM-dependent methyltransferase: MREHRENPFTIPAPSYATVRPAYPPQAVTHLLNRCAQTRGEPVRTVADIGAGTGKMTRLLAERGLTVVAVEPSAAMRSEFHRLHPDLSAHGILVEGSAEHTGIDSARIDLVVFAQSWHWVDADLAAAEAARILRPRGILSAVWNQMDVSIPWVHRLTRIMRSGDVHRIDRPPSFGARFEEPRSVLVPWEDSMTPEQILELGTTRSSYLRQCESGRKRMQDNLRWYLYTHLRYEAEQPVTIPYSTLVWTAALR; encoded by the coding sequence TTGCGTGAACATCGGGAGAACCCGTTCACCATCCCCGCACCGAGCTACGCGACGGTACGTCCGGCGTATCCACCGCAGGCGGTGACACATCTTCTCAACAGGTGTGCACAAACGCGCGGAGAACCGGTGCGTACCGTTGCCGATATCGGTGCGGGAACGGGCAAGATGACGCGGCTCCTCGCCGAACGTGGGCTTACAGTTGTCGCCGTTGAACCGTCGGCGGCGATGCGGTCGGAGTTTCATCGACTACACCCGGATCTGTCTGCGCACGGAATCCTCGTGGAGGGAAGCGCCGAACACACGGGGATTGACAGTGCACGCATCGATCTGGTGGTCTTCGCGCAGTCGTGGCACTGGGTTGACGCGGACTTAGCGGCGGCCGAAGCGGCGCGAATCCTCCGGCCCCGGGGAATCCTCAGTGCCGTGTGGAACCAGATGGACGTTTCGATCCCCTGGGTTCATCGCCTGACACGCATCATGAGGTCCGGCGACGTTCACCGAATCGATCGGCCTCCATCATTTGGAGCTCGTTTTGAGGAACCCAGGTCCGTCCTCGTCCCCTGGGAAGACTCGATGACACCGGAGCAGATCCTGGAACTGGGAACCACCCGGTCGTCCTACTTGCGTCAGTGCGAATCTGGACGCAAACGGATGCAGGACAACCTCAGGTGGTACCTGTACACGCACCTGAGATACGAGGCCGAGCAACCCGTGACAATCCCCTATTCGACGCTTGTGTGGACGGCGGCACTTCGGTAG
- a CDS encoding Gfo/Idh/MocA family protein: MTQTSNSQRPAAHPRNPHAELLPLPPEIAQRAEGVELLDPTQAPAVRWGILGAGWIGSVFAHDVAAYSSGIMEGVAARDPKRAEEFAEKFGVNRAFESYEALLADPDIDVVYIAAIHPEHEKLAIQALEAGKPILVEKCFTMDAAGARRVVELARSKGLFCMEAMWTRHLPHQKVLTQILRNGSLGAISTVFADHGQDLWNVQRMWDPQLGGGALLDLGVYSVSFVQQVLPDCEVVGSAGKLTELGVDVENAVLLRTEDATATATSNFNGRSATFGQVVCEKGTLEMPEQFYRPTSLRLRVFSDPERDNGVITEWDGTVPGGFQYQAAEVARCLAAGLTESATMPLDDTIRVMELLDTVREQLGVVYPWEKEGPRS, translated from the coding sequence ATGACACAGACGTCGAATTCTCAGCGCCCAGCTGCCCACCCTCGTAACCCTCACGCCGAACTCCTCCCTCTTCCTCCTGAGATTGCTCAGCGAGCCGAAGGTGTTGAACTCCTTGATCCAACGCAGGCACCCGCTGTGCGTTGGGGGATCCTCGGAGCCGGCTGGATCGGTTCTGTCTTCGCTCACGATGTTGCCGCCTACTCGTCGGGAATCATGGAAGGCGTGGCCGCGCGTGACCCGAAACGCGCTGAAGAATTCGCTGAGAAGTTCGGCGTCAACCGTGCATTTGAGTCCTACGAGGCTCTGCTTGCCGACCCCGACATTGACGTCGTCTATATCGCCGCCATCCACCCCGAGCACGAAAAACTCGCGATCCAGGCCCTTGAGGCTGGAAAGCCGATCCTCGTGGAAAAGTGCTTCACGATGGACGCAGCGGGGGCACGCCGCGTCGTCGAGCTTGCCCGATCGAAGGGCTTGTTCTGCATGGAGGCCATGTGGACCCGGCATCTGCCGCATCAGAAGGTTCTCACACAGATTCTCCGCAACGGATCGCTTGGTGCAATCTCCACGGTCTTTGCCGACCACGGTCAGGACCTGTGGAATGTTCAGCGCATGTGGGATCCGCAGCTCGGCGGCGGCGCACTGCTTGATCTGGGGGTCTACTCGGTGTCTTTTGTTCAGCAGGTACTCCCCGATTGCGAGGTCGTTGGTTCGGCTGGGAAACTCACCGAGCTCGGCGTGGATGTTGAAAACGCTGTGCTCTTACGCACCGAGGATGCAACGGCAACGGCCACGTCGAATTTCAATGGACGCTCAGCAACTTTCGGTCAGGTCGTGTGCGAGAAGGGCACGCTTGAGATGCCCGAGCAGTTCTATCGACCCACGTCGCTTCGACTGCGCGTCTTTTCCGATCCGGAGCGCGACAACGGTGTCATCACTGAGTGGGATGGGACTGTTCCCGGCGGCTTCCAGTACCAGGCTGCCGAGGTTGCACGCTGTCTTGCTGCGGGATTGACGGAATCTGCGACGATGCCTCTCGATGACACGATCCGTGTCATGGAATTGCTCGACACTGTGCGCGAGCAGCTCGGCGTCGTCTACCCCTGGGAGAAAGAGGGGCCGCGCTCCTAG